One segment of Anguilla anguilla isolate fAngAng1 chromosome 1, fAngAng1.pri, whole genome shotgun sequence DNA contains the following:
- the LOC118224102 gene encoding transmembrane protein 158: protein MTTGVAVRVRAYVRLCDGAITDNGGNSSSEALQPAENHANRIILLCAMLSISTIILLALTTAAGLFQWSHGWSDEDLLLPPINSTNRFLANLEVDVRYSKRSVEESEASSETSLQALCNVSVQRLLPTSLVARWDKHFGFQCDVLIYTTNNHGRAFFSAAFNRVVSPVVIEHLGVSGGQQEFRLCVGCGLSRNRRFGQARSHSPQTGDPLNFCCLDFGLDELKGDKSWRLNRKPIESTLVACFMTLVIIVWSVAALIWPVPIIAGFLPNGMEQRRPR from the coding sequence ATGACAACAGGAgtggctgtgcgtgtgcgtgcgtatgtgcgctTGTGTGACGGTGCAATCACTGACAACGGCGGCAACTCCTCCTCAGAAGCACTGCAGCCCGCGGAAAATCATGCGAACAGGATAATCTTGCTCTGTGCCATGCTGAGCATTTCCACGATAATTCTGCTGGCTCTGACCACCGCTGCCGGACTCTTTCAGTGGTCCCACGGCTGGAGTGACGAGGACCTCTTGCTTCCACCGATTAATTCCACCAACAGATTCCTGGCAAACTTGGAGGTGGATGTTAGGTACTCCAAAAGATCAGTGGAAGAGAGCGAAGCCTCGTCCGAGACCTCGCTCCAGGCACTCTGCAATGTTAGCGTACAGAGGCTCTTGCCCACCTCGTTGGTCGCTCGATGGGACAAGCATTTCGGTTTCCAATGCGATGTACTTATATATACCACAAATAACCACGGGAGAGCTTTCTTCTCCGCCGCTTTTAATCGGGTCGTCTCACCTGTTGTTATCGAACACTTGGGAGTCTCTGGCGGGCAGCAGGAATTCAGATTGTGCGTCGGATGTGGTCTCTCGCGGAACAGGCGTTTCGGCCAAGCCAGATCTCACTCTCCGCAGACGGGAGACCCCCTAAATTTCTGCTGTCTTGACTTTGGCTTGGATGAGCTCAAAGGGGATAAGAGCTGGAGGCTGAATCGCAAGCCTATCGAGTCTACTCTAGTAGCGTGCTTCATGACTTTAGTCATAATCGTATGGAGCGTTGCTGCTCTCATATGGCCAGTCCCTATAATTGCAGGATTTCTGCCGAATGGAATGGAACAGCGGAGACCTAGATGA